The sequence CCTCGGAATCGCGCCTTCGCCATATCGAGGACCTGCGAAAGGCGGGCGCCCCTGTATCGGCCATCGCTGAAGAAATCGGATCGCCTGTGTTGACCGACCTCGTGGCACGTCAGTCCGGTGCCGCTGCGGACGGCGATCTGGGCACAGCGATCAACCGTGAGATAGAGCAGGGCATCGCGCGCATCGCCGCCGAGGCAAACGTCTACCGCGCCCAGGTCGCGGCTCTCGAGGATCGCAAGAGAGTGCGCGACGCGGCCGTGGCCGACACTGCGAGCCAGCTTTCCGGCTTGCGTGCCCTTGAGCCGCAGGTCACCATCGTGACACAGCACTACAACGAGCTCCTTGGCCGGCAGCAGGACCTGATAAGGCGCATCGCCGCTCCCTCGCCAGGTGTAGCGGTCCTGTCGACGGCATGGCCGCCGTCAAATCCCATCACCCTGCCCAGAATTTTCCTGGTTCCGCCCGGCATGATCGTATTTGGTCTGATGGCGGCGGTCTTCGTCCTGGTCCGTAACATGTTCAACCAGACCTTGCGCAGCGAAGCTGAAGCCGAAGCCGAGCTTGGGATCCCGTGCGTAGGACTGCTTCCCAAGGTTTCGGGACTCCATGCCAGACAACTGCGGCATCTGGTTCTGGTCCAGCAGAACTCGCCATTCAGTCGCGCGGCGACATCCCTTCTGGTCACCGCGGCGCCAACTCAGGGAAAGGGGCAGCCGCCCCATATGATCCTTGTGACGTCCAGCATCCTGGACGATGGCAAGACAGAGTTGGCGTGGAGTCTGGCGCTGGCGGCAACGCGACTGGGAGGAAGGGTGCTTTTCCTCGACCTCGACCGCAAGGACGCGCGCCTCACGAACGAGTTTCGTGGCGAATTCGGCACCATCAAGGCTCACAACTCCTTTGGGGACTATGTGAGTGAACGCTGCGTGCTCCAGGATGCGATCACCAGAATGCCAGAAATCGGCATCGATCTCATGGCCGCTCCAGGACCTTCGGAGGATCTGCTGACGCTTCTGTCCACGGTCGACAAATCCCAGTTCACCGAAGAACTTCTCTCGGTCTACGACGTCGTCATCATCAACGGGCCGTTGGGACTCGGCGGCCCCGAAACCAGGCTCCTGAAGCGCTGGGCCGACGCAGTGCTTTTTGCCGTTCGCTGGGCCAAGACGAGGCGCAGCATCGCCCGTGGCGTTCTGGAGTCGCTCCGGGCCGGTGGATCCGTCACCGTTCCAATCGGGAGTGTGCTCACCCAGGTGAATTTAAAGAGGTACGCCGGCTCCAGGCTCGATGACAACGCCGACCTGCTGTTGGAGAGGGTTTGATGAGGACCTTCGTCTGCGCTCTTCAAAAATGCCACAGGGAACCAACCGCGTTCCAGCAATCGGGCCTGCCCCAGAATGATCATTGAATTCTTCGGACCGCCAGGATCCGGCAAAACAACATTTGCGCATGCGCTCGCCCAGCAGTTGCGCGGGAAAGGCTATCACGCCAAGGTCGCTCTCAGCTATCAGCCCAGCACCAGGGCCGGAAGCTTCGACCTTGGGATCGTTCTGTTCGTCTCCAGAATAGTAGCGGCGATATTCTCGACTGCAGGAATATTTCTATCGTCGATCGGGCGACTGGACGATATTTCAAGTTCGGTGTCGATGGTGAGGTTGATACCGCCAAAGAAACGAATGTGGCGCGCCCGGATCTGGCGATATATCTTGCACCTTTCGCGTTGCTGGAGCGCCGCGAAGCAATCGCCCGAAATTGTGATATTCGATCAAGGATACGTTCAAGCGATTGGATCGCTGGCGATGTTCAATGGGGGCACCGACCGCGAAGCGCTCGAAAAGGCGCTCAGCCTCGCGCCGCCGGCCGATCTCACCGTCAGGCTGATGGTGCCGTCTGCGGTCGTGGAGAACCGTCTCCGGCAGCGGATGGAGCACCAGCCGCCGGCGGAACGGATTTTCGAGGCCGACTTGAACGTGAATATGAGCTCCTTCGGCGTGTTCGAATCGATAAACGATCTCCTCGCGATTTCTGGCCGAAGTGTCGTTTCAGTCGACAATGCCGATAGTCAATCAGGGTTAAAAAGTATTTGTAAGGTCGAGAAGCAAATCATTTCCGCGCTTTCACGGATGGACAAAGGATTCGCAAAGCGAGACCAAAGAGAAAGCGCACCCGTTGCGCATGCTGGAGTTATCAATAGTCACGTCTCTCGAAAGTCTCCGGGCCCTCCCTCCGGTGTTCTTCCAATCGCCACACCTCGGCGAAACAAGGACGTCGGCTCGCGGCTCGCGCGGGCGAGCGTCTTCGCTCTCTTGATCTATATCGGAGGTGCTGGGCTGACCAGCCTTGCACAACTGGCCATTGCCCGCCTCATCGGGCCCCGCGACTACGGGATTTATGCCTACGTTCTGGCCTGGACCTCCGTGCTCGCCTATCTGGCGACGCTTGGTTTCAATGTGTCTTTGTTGCGTTTCGTGCCCGCTTATAGAGCCAACGGCAGGCTTGATCTGGCGCGAGGGGTGATAAGATTCGCCCTGCAGAGATCGCTTCTCGCGGCGACACTGTTCGGGATGGCGGGTGCTGCCCTGGTCCTGTTCTTTTCAGGGCAGGCGCAACCGGATCATACGCAAAGAGGACTGGAGATAAGCACCATGCTTGGCATGGCGGCGGTACCCTTGATTACCGCTTATGCCATTGGCGCTACGCTGGTGCGTGCTTTCGGCGGCGTCGTCTCGGCGTTGTTGCCGGAGCGCATCGTGCGAGACGGGCTGCTGCTGATACTGGTGGCGATCATGGCCAAGTCCGGATTGTGGGTGGTGCACGCGCCGCAGGTGATGTTGGCGGTGCTGACAAGTTCCGCCATCACGGTTGGGCTGGTGTTCATCACCGCCAGGAAGTTCGAACCACCTGGCCTGCGGCAGGCTCTGCCCGCTTACGAACCGAGGGGATGGTGGCTTGCCGTCCCCCCGCTCATGCTCATCACCGGTCTCGATGTTTTCGTCAGTCGGGCTGGCGTGCTGGTGTTGGGCTGGACCGACCATATCCGTGAGG comes from Mesorhizobium japonicum MAFF 303099 and encodes:
- a CDS encoding GumC family protein; its protein translation is MEGSIASRARLPRATQMAVATLDTNPRMRRPPREPAPPPSPLHQLVVTLATGKWLLLAVALLGGILAGLAGFTRPVLFEAATQIIIDAPSTGTANATATAQDSLDSSIDDHLTMLSSQAHLRRVLTALRQPQAADAAGKSGISAVPPTSGSFVGNLLSRVWSKGGPAAESPEAVDAAALKTLRSGMRVGQELRSRVITIGFTDTSPVRAALVANTFAQVYIEDLVQKRRASDQRELESLVASLPQVQRDLVDATDRLETYRLTHGAVDQSAANNAANETAELGRQIFLSKANLSASESRLRHIEDLRKAGAPVSAIAEEIGSPVLTDLVARQSGAAADGDLGTAINREIEQGIARIAAEANVYRAQVAALEDRKRVRDAAVADTASQLSGLRALEPQVTIVTQHYNELLGRQQDLIRRIAAPSPGVAVLSTAWPPSNPITLPRIFLVPPGMIVFGLMAAVFVLVRNMFNQTLRSEAEAEAELGIPCVGLLPKVSGLHARQLRHLVLVQQNSPFSRAATSLLVTAAPTQGKGQPPHMILVTSSILDDGKTELAWSLALAATRLGGRVLFLDLDRKDARLTNEFRGEFGTIKAHNSFGDYVSERCVLQDAITRMPEIGIDLMAAPGPSEDLLTLLSTVDKSQFTEELLSVYDVVIINGPLGLGGPETRLLKRWADAVLFAVRWAKTRRSIARGVLESLRAGGSVTVPIGSVLTQVNLKRYAGSRLDDNADLLLERV
- a CDS encoding polysaccharide biosynthesis C-terminal domain-containing protein yields the protein MIIEFFGPPGSGKTTFAHALAQQLRGKGYHAKVALSYQPSTRAGSFDLGIVLFVSRIVAAIFSTAGIFLSSIGRLDDISSSVSMVRLIPPKKRMWRARIWRYILHLSRCWSAAKQSPEIVIFDQGYVQAIGSLAMFNGGTDREALEKALSLAPPADLTVRLMVPSAVVENRLRQRMEHQPPAERIFEADLNVNMSSFGVFESINDLLAISGRSVVSVDNADSQSGLKSICKVEKQIISALSRMDKGFAKRDQRESAPVAHAGVINSHVSRKSPGPPSGVLPIATPRRNKDVGSRLARASVFALLIYIGGAGLTSLAQLAIARLIGPRDYGIYAYVLAWTSVLAYLATLGFNVSLLRFVPAYRANGRLDLARGVIRFALQRSLLAATLFGMAGAALVLFFSGQAQPDHTQRGLEISTMLGMAAVPLITAYAIGATLVRAFGGVVSALLPERIVRDGLLLILVAIMAKSGLWVVHAPQVMLAVLTSSAITVGLVFITARKFEPPGLRQALPAYEPRGWWLAVPPLMLITGLDVFVSRAGVLVLGWTDHIREAGIFALALNVAMLVGLSRIAVATMFSPTAADLHARGDQKGLQQLFARATLLSAGGAVVVAIPMIVIAEPFLSFFGEGFDAGAPIARVLILGYVFVALCGPQQNLLAMTGNEWAAATTMIAGAMANIIACAVGVEIYGPIGAAVGVALALAIWNVAMAVYIGKRLKILPGLVSAVLSIKASAIDAQQWNWFLRAGK